Proteins encoded by one window of Ascochyta rabiei chromosome 1, complete sequence:
- a CDS encoding Phospholipase A(2), whose protein sequence is MRKLAGGRELAGFVMLSVPRACKLGKLQASAAQDPTPSPSDRNIAMARFGNARDLGQLWLRGTRRRLHSTASTCPRSSASTYSLRYGPPVLLATLGAGYYASSRPIQLDAPSAWSSWSPAVSRSQKRSSSSAAQKAEREKSGPDQDRPGEQDAPSQTRIAQGYSGEEDKAGGVKSAWQTISSSLASPTTSVTYIGDSILDYVIPHWAKVLPGFIKKLQNELSMAPGSLAEEIWYEANDPETNPEITWDASVRVSDQLCDEELSFREKRSLFTKAALARYLDIPEATIHPDDVPVIAMCGSGGGLRALVAGTASYLSAKEHGLFDCVTYTAGVSGSCWLQTLYYSDITQRSHAKLIRHLKNRLGVHIAFPPDALELLVSAPTNKYLLSGLVEKAKGVPDADFGIVDIYGALLAARLLVPKGELSVSAYDFKVSNQRRFTDDGSQPLPIYTAVRHEIPLAEQMDTKDPIAAEAKARREAWFQWFEFTPYEMWCEELSAGIPTWAMGRKFENGRTVWRDNGLALPEVRVPMLMGIWGSAFCATLSHYYREVGPFLRGLAGFAAIDAMISERDEDLVKVHPIDPASIPNYALGMRELLPPSCPESIFTHNNFQFMDAGMSNNLPIYPLLRPGRDVDVLIAFDASADVRTDNWLKVADGYARQRGIKGWPVGAGWPPSDETEEQIQNDLDEAQANTEAQANAKINEAKAQDASNKKQHKDLSFCNIWVGSTEERFSKEEPPASKQVEADWELMHEHSGITVVYFPFLANPKCPGVDPRSSDFMSTWNFVYTPEQIDSVVQLARTNYDEGAERTKRTIRAVYERKKKLREEAEKREKERRWRWRLSQGRVAGHRMGESDHGDHFT, encoded by the exons ATGCGGAAACTTGCGGGCGGTCGCGAATTAGCCGGCTTCGTCATGTTGAGCGTACCGCGGGCATGCAAATTGGGAAAACTACAGGCCAGTGCTGCGCAGGATCCTACACCCTCTCCTTCTGACCGTAACATTGCTATGGCGCGCTTTGGCAATGCGCGCGACCTCGGCCAGCTCTGGCTGCGGGGGACGCGTCGCAG GCTGCATTCAACCGCCAGCACTTGTCCGCGGTCCAGCGCCTCTACCTACTCGCTTCGCTACGGGCCCCCTGTCCTCCTCGCGACCCTCGGCGCCGGCTACTACGCCTCGTCCCGGCCCATACAGCTCGATGCGCCGTCGGCGTGGTCGTCGTGGAGCCCCGCTGTATCTCGCTCGCAGAAGCGCAGCAGCTCGAGCGCCGCACAGAAAGCCGAGCGGGAGAAGAGCGGGCCGGATCAAGACAGACCCGGCGAGCAGGACGCCCCATCGCAGACACGAATCGCGCAGGGCTACAGCGGAGAGGAGGACAAGGCGGGAGGCGTCAAATCAGCCTGGCAGACCATCTCGAGCAGCCTCGCGAGCCCCACCACGTCCGTCACATACATTGGCGACTCCATCCTCGACTATGTCATCCCCCACTGGGCCAAAGTCCTGCCTGGCTTCATCAAGAAGCTGCAGAACGAGCTGTCCATGGCCCCGGGTTCGTTGGCAGAGGAGATCTGGTACGAGGCAAACGACCCCGAGACGAACCCCGAGATCACCTGGGACGCCTCGGTGCGCGTCTCAGACCAGCTCTGCGACGAGGAGCTGTCGTTCCGCGAGAAGAGGTCGCTGTTCACAAAGGCTGCCCTCGCCCGTTATCTCGACATCCCAGAGGCCACCATCCACCCCGACGACGTCCCTGTCATAGCCATGTGCGGCTCTGGCGGAGGTCTGCGCGCTCTTGTCGCGGGCACCGCTTCCTATCTCTCAGCCAAGGAGCATGGCCTCTTCGACTGCGTCACCTACACGGCGGGCGTCAGTGGAAGCTGCTGGCTTCAAACGCTCTACTACTCCGACATCACCCAGCGCAGCCATGCGAAACTCATCCGCCACCTGAAGAATCGACTCGGCGTGCACATCGCGTTCCCTCCAGACGCCCTCGAGCTCCTTGTCAGTGCGCCGACGAACAAATATCTTCTGAGCGGACTTGTAGAGAAGGCCAAGGGCGTGCCTGACGCCGACTTTGGCATCGTCGACATCTACGGCGCGCTGCTTGCCGCACGCTTGCTGGTACCAAAGGGCGAGCTGTCCGTTAGCGCGTACGACTTCAAGGTGTCCAACCAGCGACGCTTTACCGACGATGGATCGCAGCCTCTGCCCATCTACACCGCCGTGCGCCACGAGATACCGCTCGCTGAGCAAATGGATACGAAAGATCCCATCGCTGCCGAGGCCAAAGCGAGGAGGGAGGCGTGGTTCCAGTGGTTCGAGTTCACCCCATACGAGATGTGGTGCGAGGAACTGTCGGCCGGTATTCCAACCTGGGCCATGGGCCGCAAGTTCGAAAACGGACGCACTGTGTGGCGCGACAACGGCCTGGCCCTGCCAGAAGTGCGTGTGCCAATGCTCATGGGCATCTGGGGCTCTGCTTTCTGTGCCACGCTTTCACACTACTACAGGGAGGTGGGCCCTTTTCTGCGCGGACTCGCAGGCTTCGCTGCCATCGATGCCATGATCTCCGAGCGCGACGAAGACCTTGTCAAAGTCCACCCCATCGACCCCGCCTCGATACCCAACTACGCCCTGGGCATGCGCGAACTACTCCCACCCTCTTGTCCCGAGAGCATCTTCACGCACAACAACTTCCAGTTCATGGACGCCGGCATGTCCAACAACCTCCCCATCTACCCTCTCCTCCGCCCTGGCCGCGACGTTGACGTCCTCATCGCATTCGATGCCAGCGCCGACGTCCGCACCGACAACTGGCTCAAAGTAGCCGACGGCTACGCACGGCAGCGCGGCATCAAAGGCTGGCCCGTGGGCGCCGGCTGGCCCCCATCCGACGAAACTGAGGAACAAATCCAAAACGACCTAGACGAAGCGCAAGCCAACACAGAAGCGCAAGCGAACGCCAAGATCAACGAAGCCAAAGCCCAAGACGCCTCCAACAAAAAGCAGCACAAAGACCTAAGCTTCTGCAACATCTGGGTCGGCTCCACCGAAGAACGCTTCTCCAAAGAAGAACCCCCAGCGTCGAAACAAGTCGAAGCCGACTGGGAACTCATGCACGAACACTCGGGCATCACCGTCGTCTACTTCCCCTTCCTCGCCAACCCAAAGTGCCCCGGCGTCGACCCCCGCTCCAGCGACTTCATGAGCACCTGGAACTTTGTCTACACTCCCGAGCAGATCGATAGCGTGGTGCAGCTTGCCCGCACCAACTACGATGAGGGTGCCGAAAGGACGAAGCGCACTATTAGGGCTGTCTATGAGCGCAAGAAGAAGTTGAGGGAGGAGGCGGAGAAGAGGGAGAAGGAGAggcggtggaggtggagaCTTAGTCAAGGGAGGGTTGCGGGGCATCGCATGGGGGAGAGTGATCATGGGGATCATTTTACTTAG
- a CDS encoding 2-dehydropantoate 2-reductase, producing the protein MPTNVLIVGAGAIGAFYASRLALVPSLSVSVICRSNYKAVKANGFQVTSPQYGDYTFTPTHTFPNPDAARKEKIQWDYIVVSTKALPDVSDDSEILEGLVGNETAIVLIQNGLGVEEPYARRFPGAAICSAVTIATCAQPSHGQIKHNRWTRINSGPYLPHLDTGKPKPTDRAAEDKNRAFIAALLEGGIKDASAYTHAKLQLVRWHKIAINASMNPSSVLTLGSTNHAMSNDAELQRHLKGVMQEILDTAPKVLGQPLPADFATPDAIIRSTQRNTSGSKPSMAMDWEQGKRMEIEVILGNPIRIARERGFEMPRLQTLYALVRMAQEVREKSKAKL; encoded by the coding sequence ATGCCAACGAACGTCCTCATAGTAGGCGCCGGCGCGATTGGCGCCTTCTACGCCTCGCGCCTTGCTCTTGTCCCCAGCCTCTCCGTCTCAGTTATCTGCCGCAGCAACTACAAGGCTGTCAAAGCAAATGGCTTCCAAGTTACGTCACCCCAGTACGGCGACTACACCTTCACACCGACCCACACGTTCCCCAACCCGGACGCCGCGCGCAAAGAGAAGATCCAATGGGACTACATCGTCGTCTCGACCAAAGCACTCCCCGATGTCAGCGATGATTCAGAGATACTAGAAGGACTGGTTGGAAACGAGACCGCCATCGTGCTGATCCAGAACGGGCTTGGCGTTGAAGAGCCCTACGCGCGCCGCTTCCCAGGCGCAGCGATATGTAGCGCTGTCACAATCGCAACCTGCGCGCAGCCCTCTCATGGACAGATTAAACACAACCGCTGGACACGCATAAACAGCGGCCCCTACCTGCCACATCTCGATACAGGCAAACCCAAACCCACGGACCGCGCCGCCGAAGACAAGAACCGCGCCTTCATCGCCGCGCTCCTCGAAGGCGGCATCAAAGACGCAAGCGCCTACACACACGCAAAACTGCAACTAGTCCGCTGGCACAAAATCGCCATCAACGCCTCGATGAACCCGTCTTCGGTTCTCACGCTCGGCTCCACCAACCACGCCATGAGCAACGATGCTGAGCTACAACGACACCTGAAAGGCGTGATGCAGGAGATTCTCGACACGGCGCCCAAAGTGCTCGGCCAGCCACTACCCGCAGACTTTGCCACGCCCGATGCCATTATCCGATCCACGCAGCGCAACACCAGCGGCAGCAAGCCCAGCATGGCCATGGACTGGGAGCAAGGGAAGCGCATGGAGATTGAGGTGATTCTGGGCAATCCGATACGGATTGCGAGGGAGCGGGGGTTCGAGATGCCGCGGTTGCAGACGCTGTATGCGCTGGTGAGGATGGCGCAGGAGGTGCGGGAGAAGAGCAAGGCGAAGTTGTGA